A single region of the Natronorubrum daqingense genome encodes:
- a CDS encoding mechanosensitive ion channel family protein: MIDLLILQSGVPTSGSEFVDQYGPALISAATTVLLFVLMFALTYYLGKKVLVRATEQSLQSRGLKTGLVSLAVSVVSTLVLVAAIAVSATVAGFGAILTAFATLAGALALGLSFAAQDLISNFVSGVFIIKDEPFKVGDWIEWDGNEGIVKKINLRVTQVETFDNELVTVPNNQLATSVVTNSVANETLRVSCDFGISYDDDITIAREAIIETASSIEGVLADPEPAAPVTELGDSAVVLTGRVWIEPRKHSAAAIEAAFREAVKQRFDAEGIDMPYAHTTLTGGIELETNREASVVSSSTE, translated from the coding sequence ATGATAGACCTTCTGATACTCCAGTCTGGCGTTCCAACAAGTGGTAGCGAGTTCGTAGATCAGTACGGACCTGCCCTCATCAGTGCAGCAACAACCGTACTGTTGTTCGTTCTGATGTTTGCTCTAACGTATTATCTCGGCAAAAAGGTACTCGTCAGAGCCACAGAACAATCGCTTCAATCACGTGGACTGAAAACGGGACTTGTCAGCCTTGCAGTCAGTGTTGTCAGTACGTTGGTCTTAGTTGCAGCGATTGCAGTGTCGGCCACCGTCGCCGGCTTCGGTGCCATTTTGACCGCCTTTGCGACACTCGCTGGTGCGTTAGCACTCGGCCTCAGCTTCGCTGCACAGGATTTGATCAGCAACTTTGTTTCTGGTGTCTTCATTATCAAAGACGAACCATTCAAAGTAGGGGACTGGATCGAGTGGGACGGAAACGAGGGAATCGTCAAAAAGATCAACCTCCGTGTGACACAGGTTGAGACGTTCGATAACGAACTCGTGACGGTTCCAAACAACCAACTCGCTACGTCCGTCGTTACGAATTCCGTTGCTAATGAGACGCTTCGTGTCTCCTGTGACTTCGGAATTAGCTACGATGACGATATCACAATCGCACGTGAAGCGATCATCGAGACGGCTTCGAGTATCGAGGGTGTTCTTGCTGATCCCGAACCTGCAGCCCCAGTCACAGAATTGGGTGATTCAGCTGTTGTGCTTACTGGTCGTGTGTGGATCGAGCCTCGCAAACACAGCGCTGCCGCAATCGAAGCTGCGTTTCGTGAAGCAGTGAAGCAGCGCTTCGATGCTGAAGGAATTGATATGCCGTACGCTCATACGACTCTCACTGGCGGTATTGAACTCGAGACGAATCGAGAAGCCAGCGTGGTCAGTTCCTCCACAGAGTAG
- a CDS encoding SPFH domain-containing protein, whose protein sequence is MNVLALTPLQLEDPLFVGGSLVLALVVITIWQMVEIVDAYNRGALTVFGEYRKLLEPGLNIVPPFVSRVHTFDMRTQTIDVPSQEAITRDNSPVTADAVVYIRVMDAKRAFLEVDDYKRAVSNLSQTTLRAVIGDMELDDTLSRRERINERIRQELDEPTDEWGIRVESVEVREVTPSQGVKGAMEEQTSAERRRRAMILEAQGERRSAVEKAEGDKQSEIIRAQGEKQSQILEAQGDSISTVLRARSAESMGERAIIDQGMQTLEEIGASESTTFVLPQELSSMLGRYGKHLSGSDVQEADTELESLDFDEETQELIGLNDIAEIVGEIEETEIDVEAMEQEAQAIKEGEDMGDTEQAASATEIEPEPDIDSADDQASNQ, encoded by the coding sequence ATGAACGTGCTGGCACTCACACCCCTCCAACTCGAGGACCCGCTGTTCGTCGGTGGCTCACTCGTGCTCGCACTCGTCGTCATCACCATCTGGCAGATGGTCGAGATCGTCGACGCGTACAACCGGGGTGCACTGACGGTTTTCGGGGAGTACAGAAAGTTGCTCGAGCCGGGGTTGAACATCGTTCCGCCGTTCGTCTCGCGAGTGCATACGTTCGACATGCGAACGCAGACGATCGACGTCCCCAGTCAAGAGGCGATCACGCGCGACAACTCGCCCGTCACGGCCGACGCCGTCGTCTACATCAGAGTGATGGACGCGAAACGCGCGTTCCTCGAGGTCGACGACTACAAGCGAGCCGTCTCGAATCTCTCACAGACGACCCTGCGTGCGGTCATCGGGGATATGGAACTCGACGACACGCTCAGTCGCCGCGAACGAATCAACGAGCGAATCCGACAGGAACTCGACGAACCCACCGACGAGTGGGGGATCCGCGTCGAGAGCGTCGAGGTCCGCGAAGTGACGCCGTCTCAAGGCGTCAAAGGCGCGATGGAAGAACAGACCTCCGCCGAGCGACGCCGACGGGCGATGATCCTCGAGGCCCAGGGTGAACGCCGCAGCGCCGTCGAAAAGGCGGAGGGTGACAAGCAAAGCGAGATCATCCGCGCACAGGGTGAAAAGCAGAGTCAGATCCTCGAAGCGCAGGGTGACTCGATTTCGACCGTGCTTCGCGCTCGGTCCGCCGAATCGATGGGCGAACGCGCGATCATCGACCAGGGCATGCAGACCCTCGAGGAGATCGGAGCCAGCGAGTCCACGACGTTCGTCTTGCCACAGGAGCTGTCCTCGATGCTCGGGCGCTACGGCAAGCACCTCTCGGGCAGCGACGTCCAGGAGGCCGACACCGAACTCGAGAGTCTCGACTTCGACGAGGAGACCCAAGAGCTGATCGGGCTCAACGACATCGCCGAAATCGTCGGCGAGATCGAAGAGACCGAAATCGACGTCGAGGCGATGGAACAGGAAGCCCAGGCGATCAAGGAAGGCGAAGATATGGGCGACACAGAGCAAGCAGCATCGGCGACGGAGATCGAACCCGAACCCGACATCGACTCGGCCGACGACCAGGCGTCGAATCAGTAA
- a CDS encoding winged helix-turn-helix domain-containing protein, with product MSLEYSASGETPDTERVIGVLDDADCRAIIAILEEPKTASEIADEAELPLSTAYRKLDRLTDAELVSETTGVRRGRHQTARYVATFDRIAITLDGNREFRVDVEHSRPHSLGLWATLTQVF from the coding sequence ATGTCACTCGAGTACTCCGCGTCCGGCGAGACACCCGACACCGAGCGGGTTATCGGCGTCCTCGACGACGCCGACTGCCGGGCGATCATCGCGATACTCGAGGAGCCAAAGACCGCCTCAGAAATCGCAGACGAAGCCGAGTTGCCGCTCTCGACGGCGTATCGAAAATTGGATCGGTTGACAGATGCCGAGTTGGTGAGCGAAACGACTGGCGTGCGACGCGGTCGCCACCAGACGGCGCGGTACGTGGCGACGTTCGATCGAATCGCGATCACGCTCGACGGAAATCGGGAGTTCCGCGTCGATGTCGAGCACTCGAGGCCCCACTCGCTCGGACTCTGGGCGACGCTCACGCAAGTGTTCTGA
- a CDS encoding cob(I)yrinic acid a,c-diamide adenosyltransferase — protein sequence MSDEQSSDSVIDQTPGQGRTPEAESIEPDAPDEFGLVQVWWGDGKGKTTATLGMGVRAAGHGYRVHVLQFMKGGASSVEAVRGEYNAIEALPGISYENLGHYGWHGMADGSDEADHEREARAGFERTLELLEGATDADLSEPLDLDAPPEAGAHMLILDEILYAVDRDLLSEADVHDLLDAKPDGLELVLSGSHSEPTYLTERADLVTNVRKEKHPIDDGQRARQGTEF from the coding sequence ATGAGCGACGAACAGTCTTCTGATTCGGTGATCGACCAGACGCCGGGTCAGGGGCGAACGCCCGAAGCTGAATCGATCGAACCCGACGCACCCGACGAGTTCGGCCTCGTACAGGTCTGGTGGGGCGACGGCAAAGGAAAGACGACGGCCACGCTCGGCATGGGCGTCCGCGCCGCCGGTCACGGCTATCGAGTCCACGTCCTTCAGTTCATGAAAGGCGGCGCTTCGAGCGTCGAGGCCGTCCGCGGCGAGTACAATGCCATCGAAGCCCTGCCCGGCATCAGCTACGAGAACCTCGGCCACTACGGCTGGCACGGAATGGCCGACGGCAGCGACGAAGCGGACCACGAACGAGAGGCTCGAGCCGGCTTCGAGCGCACCCTCGAGTTACTCGAGGGGGCGACCGACGCGGACCTCTCCGAACCACTCGACCTCGACGCACCACCCGAAGCGGGTGCTCACATGCTGATTTTAGACGAAATTCTCTACGCCGTCGACCGTGACCTGCTCAGCGAGGCGGACGTCCACGACCTGCTCGACGCGAAACCGGACGGCCTCGAGCTCGTCCTCTCCGGAAGCCACAGCGAGCCAACCTACCTGACGGAGCGCGCCGATCTAGTTACGAACGTTCGGAAAGAAAAACATCCAATCGACGACGGCCAGCGTGCGCGGCAGGGAACCGAATTCTAG
- a CDS encoding universal stress protein produces the protein MHLLVPMDDSEPAQDALEHAITMFPDAEITALHVVNPSASMYGGDAAYNIERVLELEEENAETLLEEARSVAGEHEATISTETVRGTPARRIVEFAEEEGVDQIVIGSHGRSGVSRVLLGSVAEQVVRRSPIPVTVVR, from the coding sequence ATGCACCTCTTGGTTCCGATGGACGACTCCGAACCGGCACAGGACGCACTCGAGCACGCGATCACGATGTTTCCGGACGCCGAGATTACCGCACTGCACGTCGTCAACCCCTCGGCCTCGATGTACGGCGGCGACGCGGCGTACAACATCGAACGAGTGCTCGAGTTGGAAGAAGAGAACGCCGAGACCCTCCTCGAGGAGGCTCGGTCGGTCGCCGGCGAGCACGAGGCGACGATTTCGACCGAGACTGTCCGGGGCACCCCGGCGAGACGGATCGTCGAGTTCGCCGAGGAGGAGGGCGTCGACCAGATCGTCATCGGCAGCCACGGCCGTTCCGGCGTCTCTCGCGTCCTGCTGGGGAGCGTCGCCGAGCAAGTCGTTCGTCGCTCGCCGATACCGGTGACGGTCGTCAGATAG
- a CDS encoding ZIP family metal transporter, translated as MAVEGVGLVVAAGLFTAIVCGIGTLPFFVVDEISDRVTVVLWGLAGGIMLFASLFGFVVEGLEEGSLGQVGAGLTVGVGLVIVADRVIADHEFKPREIPDADFKKLVLIVGVLTVHSFPEGVALGVAFADLGVDGDIVLAGLAVPGLAIFITVAISIQNIPEGLAVAIPLHTYGLPNWKLFGWAVFSSLPQPVAAGIAYVFVTVARDFLPLGFGFAAGAMIYLVLHDILPEGLVYGEDLPGGGRRELLVGVALGVAIMLPVMVLTG; from the coding sequence ATGGCCGTCGAAGGCGTCGGACTCGTCGTCGCTGCGGGTCTCTTTACGGCGATCGTCTGCGGGATCGGAACGCTCCCGTTTTTCGTCGTCGACGAGATCAGCGACAGGGTCACCGTCGTCCTCTGGGGACTCGCCGGCGGGATCATGCTGTTCGCGTCGCTGTTCGGATTCGTCGTCGAAGGTCTCGAGGAGGGATCGCTTGGACAGGTCGGTGCCGGCCTCACCGTCGGCGTCGGACTCGTGATCGTCGCCGATCGAGTCATCGCGGACCACGAGTTCAAGCCGCGAGAGATCCCCGACGCCGACTTCAAAAAGCTCGTGCTCATCGTCGGCGTGTTGACCGTTCACAGCTTTCCGGAGGGTGTCGCCCTCGGCGTTGCGTTCGCCGATCTCGGGGTCGACGGCGACATCGTCCTCGCCGGACTCGCCGTGCCGGGCCTCGCCATCTTCATCACGGTCGCGATCTCGATTCAAAACATTCCCGAAGGCCTCGCGGTCGCGATTCCCTTACACACCTACGGGCTCCCCAATTGGAAGCTCTTCGGCTGGGCCGTCTTCTCGAGTCTTCCCCAACCCGTCGCCGCGGGAATCGCGTACGTCTTCGTCACCGTCGCGCGGGATTTCCTGCCGTTGGGCTTCGGATTCGCCGCGGGAGCGATGATCTACCTCGTGCTCCACGACATCCTCCCGGAGGGTCTCGTGTACGGCGAAGACCTTCCCGGAGGCGGTCGCCGAGAGTTACTGGTCGGCGTCGCCCTCGGCGTCGCGATCATGCTACCGGTCATGGTGCTCACGGGGTGA
- a CDS encoding ABC transporter ATP-binding protein, with translation MGVIQVDGLAKSYGTVDAVDEMAFTVERGELYGFLGPNGAGKTTTIRVLTGQIQPNSGTVSVLGTDPTAEPIETRHRVGILPEQGSPPSFLTPREFLEFVGDVRGLEPDRVTERTTRWAERLGFESKLDTLHTDLSRGQQQKVMISQAFLHEPDVVFIDEPLANLDPLVQEQVKRFLVSYAAGDNAVFVSTHNIDVAEEICTRVGIVADGRIVTERSLEGDSSAVSGGSADSEPLGDDSLLDVFLERVEGEDVRDAPSLEGLEAPAKR, from the coding sequence ATGGGTGTGATACAAGTCGACGGGTTGGCGAAGTCCTACGGAACTGTCGATGCAGTAGACGAAATGGCGTTCACCGTCGAGCGGGGCGAACTCTACGGCTTTCTCGGACCAAACGGGGCCGGAAAGACGACGACGATTCGCGTGCTCACGGGCCAGATTCAGCCGAACTCGGGGACAGTCAGCGTGCTCGGAACCGACCCCACTGCGGAACCGATCGAAACCCGACATCGGGTCGGCATCCTCCCCGAACAGGGCTCGCCGCCGAGTTTCCTGACGCCGCGAGAGTTCCTCGAGTTCGTCGGCGACGTGCGCGGACTCGAGCCCGACCGAGTCACCGAACGGACGACGCGCTGGGCCGAGCGACTCGGGTTCGAGAGCAAACTCGACACGCTCCACACGGACCTCTCGCGGGGCCAACAACAGAAGGTAATGATCTCGCAGGCGTTCCTCCACGAACCCGACGTCGTCTTCATCGACGAACCCCTCGCGAATCTGGATCCACTCGTCCAGGAGCAGGTCAAACGGTTCCTCGTCTCCTACGCGGCCGGCGACAACGCCGTCTTCGTCTCGACGCACAACATCGACGTCGCGGAGGAAATCTGTACGCGCGTCGGCATCGTCGCCGACGGCCGCATCGTCACCGAACGCTCGCTCGAGGGCGATTCGAGCGCCGTCAGCGGTGGCAGCGCTGACAGCGAGCCACTCGGGGACGACTCGCTTCTGGACGTGTTCCTCGAGCGTGTCGAGGGCGAAGACGTTCGCGACGCACCGTCGCTCGAGGGACTCGAGGCGCCCGCCAAACGATGA
- a CDS encoding cobyric acid synthase: MTRTLLVAGTASHVGKSTIAAGLCRMLADRGVSVAPFKGQNMSNNARVVVRAEGASDETASRPVETQQGQREQQGQQGQHEQREQQGQQGQQEQREQQPQQGQSGTQAQRDQWGEIGVSQFVQARAARMTPTTDCNPVLLKPRGDGESQLVVQGVAHEHVPAGTYYDDYWEDARAAAERSYRRLASEHEVVIAEGAGSIGEINLHDRDLANVETARFADADILLLVDIERGGAFASLYGTIELLPDSLRERVVGAVITKFRGDPSLLEPGIEEIEAKTGVPILGVVPYDDPGLPEEDSVGLPATDERGVLGDDDGVSPERRLRVAVPRLPRISNATDLEALADEPGVSVAFVPLEERAVEDELADADAVVLPGSKNTVDDLHRLHDVGFGAALERFDGPIVGLCGGYQMLGERITNASLEGTGTVDVVDGFGLLPVETEFEAGKHLEQTAITVDGDGSRLLDGVDGPVSGYEIHAGRTRVTAPVGQPIGDSSAAQGSVLGTYLHGLFDNESVRSAFLSTVAENAGIDRQMRITADDGSGGDSAGTNGSTPYDRAGALVEEHIDLEALGEPFDR; this comes from the coding sequence ATGACACGAACCCTTCTCGTCGCCGGGACGGCGAGCCACGTCGGCAAGTCCACCATCGCCGCCGGCCTCTGTCGAATGCTCGCCGATCGAGGCGTCTCGGTCGCCCCCTTCAAGGGACAGAACATGAGCAACAACGCCCGCGTCGTCGTTCGAGCCGAAGGCGCGTCGGACGAAACCGCTAGTCGGCCCGTCGAGACACAGCAGGGACAGCGAGAACAGCAGGGACAACAGGGACAGCATGAACAGCGAGAACAGCAGGGACAACAGGGACAGCAGGAACAGCGAGAACAGCAGCCACAACAGGGACAGAGTGGAACGCAAGCTCAGCGTGACCAGTGGGGCGAGATCGGCGTCTCGCAGTTCGTGCAGGCTCGAGCGGCCCGGATGACGCCCACGACGGACTGCAACCCAGTGTTGCTCAAGCCCCGCGGCGACGGCGAAAGTCAACTCGTCGTACAGGGCGTGGCCCACGAGCACGTCCCGGCCGGCACCTACTACGACGACTACTGGGAGGACGCGCGCGCCGCGGCCGAACGCTCCTATCGACGGCTCGCGAGCGAGCACGAGGTCGTGATCGCGGAGGGTGCCGGGAGCATCGGCGAGATCAATCTCCACGACCGCGACCTCGCGAACGTCGAGACGGCGCGCTTTGCCGACGCCGACATCCTCCTGTTAGTCGACATCGAACGCGGCGGGGCGTTCGCCAGCCTCTATGGCACCATCGAACTCCTGCCCGACTCCCTTCGCGAGCGGGTCGTCGGCGCGGTCATCACCAAATTCAGAGGCGACCCGTCGCTGCTCGAGCCCGGAATCGAGGAAATCGAAGCGAAGACCGGCGTGCCAATTTTGGGCGTCGTCCCCTACGACGATCCGGGGCTGCCAGAAGAAGACAGCGTCGGGCTTCCAGCGACGGACGAACGCGGCGTGCTCGGCGACGACGACGGCGTTTCGCCCGAGCGACGGCTCAGAGTCGCTGTCCCTCGCCTTCCCCGGATTTCCAACGCGACGGACCTCGAAGCGCTGGCCGACGAACCGGGCGTTTCCGTCGCGTTCGTGCCCCTCGAGGAGCGTGCAGTCGAGGACGAACTCGCAGACGCCGACGCCGTCGTGTTGCCAGGGTCGAAAAATACCGTCGACGACCTTCACAGACTCCACGACGTGGGATTCGGAGCCGCACTCGAACGGTTCGACGGGCCGATCGTCGGTCTCTGTGGCGGCTACCAGATGCTCGGCGAACGGATCACGAACGCATCGCTCGAGGGCACCGGGACAGTCGACGTCGTCGACGGGTTCGGGCTACTTCCAGTCGAGACTGAATTCGAGGCGGGAAAACACCTCGAGCAAACGGCTATCACCGTCGACGGCGACGGATCGAGGCTTCTCGACGGCGTCGACGGGCCGGTATCGGGGTACGAGATCCACGCCGGACGGACGCGCGTAACAGCACCCGTGGGCCAACCTATCGGCGACTCGAGTGCCGCGCAAGGATCGGTTCTCGGCACGTATCTCCACGGTCTCTTCGACAACGAGTCGGTTCGATCGGCATTCCTTTCGACGGTGGCCGAGAACGCCGGTATCGACCGGCAGATGCGGATAACTGCCGACGACGGATCCGGCGGAGATTCGGCTGGCACGAACGGGTCGACACCCTACGACCGGGCCGGGGCACTCGTGGAAGAACACATCGACCTCGAGGCACTCGGCGAACCGTTCGATCGGTAA
- a CDS encoding MTH865 family protein — protein MADESEIREQMVDAFEEADYPISSPMDLVPALPNGPGTKFESGDFSMTAMELNTKTSGGDFPYDDAESFVDDIIEDLKEQGEL, from the coding sequence ATGGCAGACGAATCCGAAATCCGCGAGCAAATGGTCGATGCATTCGAAGAAGCCGATTACCCAATCTCGAGCCCAATGGACCTCGTCCCGGCCCTGCCGAATGGCCCAGGGACGAAATTCGAGTCGGGAGACTTCTCGATGACCGCGATGGAACTGAACACGAAGACCTCGGGCGGTGACTTCCCGTACGACGACGCCGAGTCGTTCGTCGACGACATCATCGAGGACCTCAAAGAACAGGGCGAACTGTAG
- a CDS encoding bacterio-opsin activator domain-containing protein, producing MPDENRVGSIIHVTTTQSSPLQSRLREKTPYSVRVTTPSSALESTLTPETEFSSPDRDRDENGDGDEDGGDANDAVLAFVLEHVTPSETASILERCQRVAPTIPTIVVPDCQNEAHAVTALRANATEYIPVDADEDPLELLLDAVETAYGDRSLEDHYHRILANELPDEAFVISEDQTYLEAKIHEDAAALYSVPPEELVGSSLDDVFPAETAERLGQCLQDTLESGDIRTIEYPARTHQGERRYEARVVPIDERIEEQRAVIWLARDVTERVRRERELRSRQDQLETISRISTVVGQVIDTLVEAPSRDTIERDVCAHLVDSELYCGSWIAERAGDGSLSYRTGSGSAESVLETRSELTTGPEWIGQQAIRTESIHTVTDMQSNDSVPEPLRQGAREDDVNSAITVPVTHNESSYGVLTVLSRRDEAFTNDELAAFVLLGETIGFTIMAVKNRQLLFADTVVELEFQIDGGNTFSFDLSEAYDCTCSLEWAGTTSSGRTVQYVTIDGISGETVLEAADDHHSIERSRLIHDGGDNCTLEIRLTESGVRALANHGATIRDVTVEDGVGTCVIEISQNADVREIADALTVIYENTELVARREVDRSVQTAAERRNRILDQLTDRQLTTLRLAYYSGFFDWPRESTGEEIAEAMDVSPPTMHQHLRKGLQTVLAEFFETAGGVD from the coding sequence ATGCCCGACGAGAATCGAGTCGGATCGATCATCCACGTGACGACGACCCAGTCGAGTCCGTTGCAGTCTCGACTCCGGGAGAAGACCCCCTACAGCGTTCGAGTGACGACCCCGTCGTCGGCACTCGAGTCGACCCTCACTCCAGAGACCGAATTCAGTTCGCCGGACAGGGACAGGGACGAGAACGGGGACGGAGACGAGGATGGGGGCGACGCAAACGACGCCGTCCTCGCGTTTGTCCTCGAACACGTGACTCCCTCGGAGACCGCATCGATCCTCGAGCGTTGCCAGCGAGTTGCACCAACCATTCCGACGATCGTCGTTCCGGACTGCCAAAACGAAGCACACGCAGTTACCGCTTTGCGAGCGAACGCAACCGAGTACATTCCGGTCGACGCAGACGAAGATCCACTCGAGTTGCTTCTCGACGCCGTCGAAACGGCATACGGAGACCGTTCACTCGAAGACCACTACCACCGAATCCTCGCGAACGAACTCCCCGACGAGGCGTTCGTCATCAGTGAAGACCAGACGTATCTCGAAGCGAAGATCCACGAGGACGCTGCAGCGTTGTACTCCGTCCCTCCCGAAGAGTTAGTCGGGTCCAGCCTCGATGACGTCTTTCCAGCGGAGACAGCCGAGCGACTCGGTCAGTGTCTGCAAGACACACTTGAGAGCGGTGACATTCGAACCATCGAGTATCCGGCACGAACGCACCAGGGAGAGCGTCGCTACGAAGCACGAGTGGTTCCGATCGACGAACGGATCGAAGAGCAACGGGCCGTCATTTGGCTCGCCAGAGACGTCACCGAACGGGTGCGTCGGGAACGGGAACTGCGATCCCGACAGGACCAACTCGAGACGATCAGTCGAATCAGCACCGTCGTGGGGCAGGTAATCGACACGTTAGTCGAAGCGCCCTCGCGAGACACGATCGAACGCGACGTCTGTGCCCACCTCGTCGATTCCGAACTGTACTGTGGGTCGTGGATCGCCGAACGGGCGGGTGATGGATCACTCTCGTATCGAACCGGCTCCGGTAGTGCAGAATCGGTCCTCGAGACACGAAGCGAACTCACGACCGGCCCCGAGTGGATCGGCCAGCAAGCAATTCGGACGGAGAGCATTCACACTGTCACCGATATGCAATCGAACGACTCGGTCCCCGAGCCACTACGCCAGGGTGCTCGTGAAGACGACGTCAACTCGGCAATAACCGTTCCCGTCACTCACAACGAGTCGAGCTACGGCGTCCTGACGGTGTTATCGAGACGCGACGAGGCGTTCACCAACGACGAACTCGCCGCGTTCGTGTTACTCGGCGAAACGATCGGATTCACGATCATGGCCGTCAAAAACCGACAGTTGCTGTTCGCCGATACCGTCGTCGAACTCGAGTTTCAGATCGATGGTGGCAACACGTTCTCCTTCGACCTCTCGGAAGCGTACGACTGTACGTGCTCACTCGAGTGGGCCGGCACGACCTCGAGCGGGCGCACTGTCCAGTACGTAACGATAGACGGCATCAGCGGCGAGACCGTACTCGAAGCCGCGGACGACCACCACTCGATCGAACGCTCCAGACTCATTCACGACGGCGGAGACAACTGCACGCTCGAGATTCGACTCACCGAGTCGGGTGTCCGAGCACTTGCGAATCACGGCGCGACGATACGAGACGTAACCGTCGAAGACGGCGTTGGAACCTGCGTCATCGAAATCTCACAGAACGCGGACGTTCGAGAGATCGCAGATGCGCTCACCGTAATCTACGAAAATACCGAACTGGTCGCCAGACGGGAAGTCGATCGCTCGGTCCAAACGGCCGCCGAGCGTCGGAATCGCATCCTCGATCAACTCACAGACCGGCAACTCACGACGTTGCGCTTGGCCTACTACAGCGGCTTTTTCGATTGGCCTCGCGAAAGCACCGGCGAGGAAATCGCCGAAGCGATGGACGTCTCTCCCCCGACGATGCACCAACACCTCAGAAAAGGGCTCCAGACGGTGCTCGCCGAATTCTTCGAAACCGCAGGTGGCGTCGACTGA
- a CDS encoding matrixin family metalloprotease, with product MNRRLFLGSAGAILSTGTLAYTTRQPTDALEVRFWLSAQAAEYRGVSRRVREFLEVVLAFEYWTLEISHGGTVDISTEDGGQVTRRGEWPARLVAGSVSPNGSSSRADVNLLVTDGQMQEAPTGYGFSNVASVGGARHIAALESVEELGGSATEATEQWVVPDEDATRTMQILIHEVGHALGLGHEHGLSYRVDERDAVVATPMLSSYAWSPDYIGEYSQCGTTHPDPTGSSRKLQLSFSSCARSELETYSGGLGGPGGPGSLGATR from the coding sequence GTGAATCGGCGTCTGTTTCTCGGATCGGCGGGCGCGATCCTCTCGACTGGTACCCTCGCCTACACGACTCGGCAACCGACGGACGCCCTCGAGGTACGGTTCTGGCTCTCTGCGCAAGCGGCCGAGTATCGTGGCGTCTCGAGGCGGGTCCGTGAATTTCTCGAAGTCGTTCTGGCGTTCGAGTACTGGACGCTCGAAATTTCACACGGTGGAACCGTCGACATCTCGACCGAAGACGGCGGCCAAGTGACCAGACGCGGTGAGTGGCCGGCACGACTCGTCGCCGGGAGTGTCAGTCCGAACGGATCCTCGTCTCGAGCGGACGTCAATTTGCTCGTCACCGACGGGCAAATGCAGGAAGCCCCGACCGGCTACGGATTCTCGAACGTGGCGTCGGTCGGCGGCGCCAGACACATCGCAGCGCTCGAGTCGGTCGAGGAACTCGGTGGATCGGCGACCGAAGCCACCGAGCAGTGGGTCGTCCCCGACGAAGACGCGACGCGAACGATGCAGATTCTAATTCACGAAGTCGGGCACGCACTCGGGTTGGGACACGAACACGGCCTCTCGTATCGAGTCGACGAACGCGACGCGGTCGTCGCTACGCCGATGCTCAGCAGTTACGCCTGGTCACCGGACTACATCGGTGAGTACTCACAGTGTGGAACGACCCATCCAGATCCCACTGGCTCGAGTCGAAAACTGCAACTCTCGTTTTCTTCGTGTGCGCGGTCCGAACTCGAGACGTACAGCGGCGGTCTCGGCGGTCCCGGCGGTCCCGGCTCTCTCGGCGCTACTCGCTAG
- a CDS encoding winged helix-turn-helix transcriptional regulator — translation MKLRQPTDFLILGSLEETGRNVATNLASHTGKSRKNINTRLPVLADYGLVRKIGPAERSGLYEITPAGESALAYRDQYDETDDFESLISGPSATATRRGETRTTIARSETDSDTDE, via the coding sequence GTGAAATTGCGCCAGCCAACTGACTTTCTGATCCTCGGATCACTCGAGGAGACGGGCCGAAACGTCGCGACGAATCTCGCGTCGCATACGGGGAAGAGCCGGAAAAACATCAATACCAGATTGCCGGTGTTAGCCGATTACGGCCTCGTTCGAAAGATTGGCCCGGCCGAGCGCTCCGGTCTCTACGAAATTACGCCGGCAGGCGAGTCGGCGCTCGCCTACCGCGACCAATACGACGAAACCGACGACTTCGAATCGCTCATCTCGGGTCCGTCTGCGACGGCCACCCGACGTGGTGAGACACGAACGACCATCGCACGGAGCGAAACCGATAGCGACACCGACGAGTAG